Proteins from a single region of Fundulus heteroclitus isolate FHET01 chromosome 12, MU-UCD_Fhet_4.1, whole genome shotgun sequence:
- the klf9 gene encoding Krueppel-like factor 9, translating to MSEVDVSVDRVPTRPLEETDDVFKENQENGTLLMVAMILLDLKKCGPDPIGAGGEGRCLGGAGEAGRQEREKEERGSSRVSPVLKEPRNKAPGRTETPEKRHGCPFAGCGKMYGKSSHLKAHLRVHTGERPFECTWPDCSKKFSRSDELTRHYRTHTGEKRFNCPLCEKCFMRSDHLTKHARRHAGFHPSMLQGSSIAKRRRCSTSVSSSDSGGQSPAGM from the exons ATGTCGGAGGTTGACGTCTCCGTGGACCGCGTCCCCACTCGTCCTCTGGAGGAGACCGACGACGTGTTCAAAGAGAACCAAGAGAACGGCACGTTACTAATGGTGGCGATGATTTTGTTGGACTTGAAGAAATGCGGTCCAGACCCGATCGGCGCCGGCGGGGAGGGCAGATGTCTCGGCGGGGCCGGCGAAGCGGGAAGGCAGGAGAGGGAGAAGGAGGAGCGGGGGAGCAGCCGGGTGTCGCCGGTTCTGAAGGAGCCCCGCAACAAGGCGCCGGGGAGGACGGAGACCCCCGAGAAGAGGCACGGCTGCCCCTTCGCCGGCTGCGGGAAGATGTACGGGAAGTCGTCCCACCTCAAAGCCCACCTCAGGGTCCACACCG GGGAACGGCCCTTCGAATGCACCTGGCCGGACTGCAGCAAGAAGTTCTCCCGATCGGACGAGCTCACGCGCCACTACCGCACTCACACGGGCGAGAAGCGCTTCAACTGTCCGCTGTGCGAGAAGTGCTTCATGAGGAGCGACCACCTGACCAAACACGCCCGGCGGCACGCGGGCTTCCATCCCAGCATGCTGCAGGGCTCCAGCATTGCCAAGAGACGGCGCTGCTCCACGTCCGTGTCCTCCTCTGACTCCGGGGGCCAAAGCCCTGCAGGAATGTGA